From a region of the Cucumis sativus cultivar 9930 chromosome 6, Cucumber_9930_V3, whole genome shotgun sequence genome:
- the LOC101217599 gene encoding F-box/kelch-repeat protein At5g42350 — MLYNLQAELEDLHQDFEDLSMSKRLMRSMSQKLRRKNNKGVAEEEDISRGISLRCLTLYGRGGGCKVGADTGEEIGDPGSRRRSSASEEGKGYKSLFGVEENGVDCFSYGVKERFRKKQSPKHSGLRDSARNSDVHIFLPDDILEMCLMRLPLTSLMNARLVCKKWRYLTSTRRFLQMRRECLYQTPWIFLFGAVKEGYCSGEIHALDVSLKQWHKIDADILKGRFMFSIASIQDDIYVIGGCSSLTNFGKVDKSSFRTHKGVLVFSPLTKSWRKIASMKYARSMPILGTSEVNSDFSVVQSHHNRQDRRYMRSRAGGSLDVYEDPHRLSLRRQVRNPVEDNDISMLSNRKSYKFIRQKSDQSRAKGHRRFVIIAIGGLGSWDEPIDSGEIYDSSSNKWTEIQRLPVDFGIICSGVVCNGIFYVYSETDRLAGYDIERGFWIGIQTSPFPPRVHEYYPKLVSSNGRLFMLSVSWCEGDGQIGQRNKAVRKLWELDLVYLAWTEVSVHPDAPMDWNAAFVADRNLIFGIEMFKIFGQVLDFLTVCDISNAVSDWNHISRTRVTHEMDASSCLTKSMAVLHL; from the coding sequence ATGTTATACAATTTACAAGCTGAATTGGAAGACCTTCATCAAGATTTTGAGGATTTGAGCATGTCTAAACGGCTCATGAGAAGTATGAGCCAGAAATTGAGGAGGAAGAATAACAAAGGTGTTGCTGAGGAAGAGGACATTTCAAGGGGAATATCTTTGAGATGTCTTACATTATATGGTAGAGGTGGAGGTTGCAAAGTTGGTGCTGACACTGGTGAAGAAATTGGTGACCCAGGTAGTAGAAGAAGATCCAGTGCCAGCGAGGAAGGTAAGGGATATAAATCCTTATTCGgtgttgaagaaaatggtgTGGATTGCTTCTCATATGGTGTAAAGGAAAGATTTCGTAAAAAACAAAGCCCAAAGCATTCTGGACTTCGGGACTCTGCGAGGAACAGTGAcgttcatatttttcttcctgATGACATTCTGGAAATGTGCTTGATGAGGCTTCCCCTTACAAGTCTTATGAATGCTCGCCTTGTATGCAAAAAGTGGAGATATTTAACTAGCACTCGTCGGTTTTTACAAATGAGACGGGAATGTTTATATCAGACTCCatggatatttttatttggtgcTGTTAAAGAGGGCTATTGCTCTGGCGAGATACATGCACTGGATGTATCTCTAAAGCAATGGCATAAAATAGATGCTGATATTCTCAAGGGAAGATTTATGTTCTCTATAGCCAGTATTCAAGATGATATATATGTCATTGGTGGATGTTCTAGCTTGACCAACTTTGGGAAAGTAGATAAGAGCTCCTTCAGGACCCATAAAGGGGTCTTAGTGTTTAGTCCTTTAACTAAATCTTGGCGCAAAATTGCGTCTATGAAGTATGCCAGATCAATGCCTATATTGGGAACTTCTGAGGTCAACTCAGATTTTTCAGTAGTTCAGAGCCATCATAATCGGCAAGATAGACGTTATATGAGATCACGTGCCGGTGGTTCATTGGATGTTTATGAGGATCCTCACAGGCTCTCCCTAAGGCGTCAAGTCAGAAATCCTGTGGAAGACAACGATATTTCAATGTTGTCTAATAGGAAGTCATATAAGTTTATTCGACAAAAGAGTGATCAGTCTCGTGCAAAGGGACATCGTAGGTTTGTGATTATTGCTATAGGAGGCCTAGGATCTTGGGATGAGCCGATAGATTCAGGAGAGATTTATGATTCATCATCAAATAAATGGACAGAAATTCAGAGGCTCCCTGTGGATTTCGGTATTATATGTTCTGGGGTTGTCTGCAATGGGATCTTCTATGTTTATTCTGAGACAGACAGACTTGCAGGCTATGACATCGAAAGAGGCTTTTGGATTGGAATCCAAACATCCCCATTCCCACCTCGCGTTCATGAGTACTACCCCAAACTTGTATCCTCTAATGGTCGGCTGTTCATGCTTTCCGTCTCCTGGTGTGAAGGGGATGGACAAATAGGACAGAGAAACAAGGCTGTGAGGAAACTGTGGGAGTTAGATCTTGTGTACCTTGCCTGGACAGAGGTATCAGTACATCCCGATGCGCCAATGGACTGGAATGCTGCATTTGTTGCTGACAGAAACCTTATATTTGgaattgaaatgttcaaaatctTCGGCCAGGTACTAGACTTTTTGACAGTGTGTGACATCTCCAACGCAGTATCAGACTGGAATCACATTTCAAGAACTCGTGTAACTCATGAAATGGATGCATCTTCCTGCTTGACCAAATCAATGGCAGTTCTCCATCTTTAA
- the LOC101217370 gene encoding U-box domain-containing protein 44: protein MAESWDGSYEDSGSISDESSYYARLHIEPIYDSFLCPLTKQVMRDPVTIESGQTFERAAIEMWFNECKESRRRPICPMTLKELRSTELNPSIALRNTIEEWTARNEAVQLDMARKSLNLSSPENETLGSLKYVQHVCQKGLSRHIARNAGLIPMIVSLLKSTSRKVQFRALETLRIVAQEDSECKEMLAEGDTLHTVVKFLRHERSKEKEEAVALLYELSKSEALCEEIGSVNGAILILVGMSSSKSENISTVENADRTLENLEVCENNIRQMAEYGRLRPLLTQILEGPPETKQSMAAHLGELVLNNDVKLFVAQTVGSSLINIMRSGDKQSKEAALKALNQISSFDTSARVLVQEGILPPLVKDLFTVSSNQLPMKLKEVSATILANVVSSGCDFNSIPVEPNNQSTLVSEDTIHNLLQLISNTGPAIECKLLQVLVGLTSSPSTISSIVNAIRSSGAVISLVQFIEAPQLDLRVSAIKLLQNISPHLSQELADALRGSVGQLSSLFRIIAENTGITEEQAAAVGLLADLPEMDFGLSRQMLDEGAFELVYLRIVQLRQGETRGGRFLTPFLEGLVRILARITSLVPAAECEPDARAFCRRHNLAALFIELLQSNGLDNVQMVSALALENLSLESKNLTQIPTLPEPGFCASIFPCLSAQPVLTGLCPLHRGTCSLRESFCLLEDKAVNKLVALLDHTNEKVVEAALAALSTLLDDGVDVEKGVNILYDAEGVQPIFNVLLENRTENLMRRAVWTVERLLRSDDIAIEFSNNPKVSTALVDAFQHGDYKTRQTAERALRHVDKLPNFSNIFPNPSNMG, encoded by the exons ATGGCAGAGAGTTGGGATGGAAGTTATGAGGATTCTGGAAGTATATCTGACGAGAGTAGTTATTATGCGAGACTGCATATTGAACCTATTTATGATTCGTTTTTGTGCCCTCTAACGAAGCAAGTAATGAGGGATCCTGTTACTATAGAAAGTGGGCAAACGTTTGAACGTGCGGCCATTGAAATGTGGTTCAACGAATGTAAGGAAAGTAGAAGGAGGCCAATTTGTCCAATGACACTTAAGGAATTAAGAAGCACGGAATTGAATCCCAGTATTGCTTTGCGGAATACTATTGAAGAGTGGACTGCTAGAAATGAAGCTGTTCAGCTAGATATGGCTCGTAAGTCACTTAACTTGAGTAGTCCAGAAAATGAAACTTTGGGATCTTTGAAGTATGTTCAACATGTCTGCCAAAAGGGTTTGTCAAGGCACATCGCACGAAATGCTGGGTTAATACCTATGATTGTTAGCTTGTTGAAGAGCACAAGTCGAAAAGTCCAGTTTAGAGCTTTGGAAACCCTTAGAATTGTGGCACAAGAAGACAGTGAGTGTAAG GAAATGTTAGCTGAAGGTGACACTCTTCACACAGTAGTAAAGTTCCTGCGTCATGAGCGTTCAAAGGAGAAGGAGGAAGCTGTAGCTTTGCTGTATGAGCTTTCCAAGTCTGAAGCCTTGTGTGAAGAGATCGGTTCAGTTAATGGGGCAATTCTTATATTAGTTGGAATGTCAAGCAGTAAATCTGAGAACATCTCCACAGTTGAAAATGCTGATAGAACATTAGAAAACCTGGAGGTGTGTGAGAATAACATTCGACAAATGGCTGAATATGGTAGACTGAGGCCTCTTCTGACACAGATTCTTGAAG GCCCGCCAGAAACTAAACAATCCATGGCTGCACATTTGGGCGAGCTAGTTCTAAATAACGATGTAAAACTCTTTGTGGCTCAGACTGTGGGGTCGtctctaattaatattatgaGAAGTGGTGATAAGCAGTCAAAAGAAGCTGCATTAAAAGCCTTGAACCAGATATCATCGTTTGATACTAGTGCAAGAGTTTTGGTTCAGGAAGGGATACTTCCACCTCTCGTTAAGGATCTTTTCACAGTTAGTTCGAATCAACTTCCAATGAAACTAAAAGAAGTATCTGCAACAATTCTTGCCAATGTTGTGAGCTCAGGCTGtgatttcaattcaattccaGTAGAACCTAATAATCAGTCTACACTTGTGTCTGAAGATACTATCCATAACCTGCTACAACTCATTAGCAATACCGGACCAGCTATCGAATGCAAGCTTCTCCAGGTTCTTGTTGGACTTACAAGTTCTCCTTCAACTATTTCAAGTATTGTTAATGCCATTAGAAGCTCTGGTGCAGTTATCAGCTTGGTTCAATTTATTGAAGCCCCACAGCTCGACTTGCGTGTTTCTGCTATAAAGCTCCTCCAGAATATCTCCCCACACTTAAGCCAGGAGCTAGCAGATGCTCTACGTGGTTCAGTTGGCCAGCTGAGCAGTTTATTTAGAATCATAGCGGAAAATACTGGAATCACCGAAGAACAGGCAGCTGCTGTGGGGCTTCTAGCTGATCTCCCAGAAATGGATTTTGGCCTCTCTAGGCAGATGCTTGATGAAGGAGCTTTTGAGTTGGTCTACCTTAGAATTGTTCAACTCCGCCAAGGGGAGACTAGAGGTGGCCGATTTTTAACACCATTCCTTGAAGGCCTCGTTCGAATTCTTGCAAGGATTACAAGCCTTGTACCGGCTGCTGAGTGTGAGCCTGATGCTAGAGCATTTTGTCGCAGGCACAATCTTGCTGCTTTATTCATTGAACTGCTTCAGTCTAATGGACTCGACAATGTGCAGATGGTTTCAGCCCTGGCATTGGAAAACTTATCTCTAGAATCCAAAAATTTGACTCAGATACCTACGCTTCCCGAACCTGGATTTTGTGCCTCAATTTTTCCATGTCTCAGCGCACAACCGGTTCTAACAGGGCTGTGTCCTCTCCATCGAGGAACATGTTCTCTGAGGGAAAGTTTTTGTCTTTTGGAAGATAAGGCAGTGAACAAATTAGTAGCCCTTTTAGATCACACAAACGAGAAGGTCGTCGAGGCAGCTCTTGCAGCACTATCTACGTTGTTGGACGATGGGGTCGATGTTGAAAAGGGGGTTAACATTTTGTACGATGCAGAAGGTGTTCAGCCTATATTTAATGTGTTGCTTGAAAACCGTACAGAGAACCTGATGAGAAGAGCCGTTTGGACGGTCGAGAGGCTGTTGCGCTCAGACGACATAGCAATTGAATTCTCAAATAATCCAAAGGTGAGTACAGCTCTTGTTGATGCCTTCCAGCATGGTGATTACAAAACAAGACAAACTGCTGAGCGTGCCTTAAGACATGTTGATAAGTTACCCAACTTCTCCAATATATTTCCTAATCCTAGTAATATGGGATAA
- the LOC101208646 gene encoding glycosyltransferase family 92 protein At1g27200, with the protein MRRKPRFTGLIFSVAFFLLFAFQFSRKVFFFGADLNISSSSSNLLPSRSANSVVHYALHETNLDFPQQLTHRTRHVSSILDPIPTVSLLLPDWEVLLISSIDTPLSSPDSFRDFLCLFQNNATSSANFSGVLDFTGRVTFKCLMPESVRRLRPFFQPLLTKSPDKEFSSSLSSSSPAPELMRWTFFAYEAFETEEDVVLFVKGVNNRQGSNRQPTDLNCVFGDGDDAIRTAVTSSVQEVFRCRHPNLTTSEDHDKFKITLEILDARGKNILVPSVAYYSPRRSGDGGGLVETEAQSMICACTMVYNVGKFLREWVMYYSRIGVEKFILYDNGSEDEISAVLKELKQEGYNIEIVFWIWPKTQEAGFSHSVEYSKKSCKWMMFVDIDEFVFSPSWLNSLKPSKNMLNSLLPTKNSGIGMVTVMCNDYGPSDRISHPAEGVTQGYNCRRKVEERHKSIVLLEAVDRSLLNVIHHFKLRKEFQSRQMRVEEAVVNHYKYQAWPEFRMKFRRRVSAYVVDWKNSANPTSKDRAPGLGNTAVEPPEWPRKFCEVRDDRLRLLTQRWFGYETADGYRMAWQSL; encoded by the coding sequence ATGCGGCGGAAGCCGCGCTTCACCGGCCTCATCTTCTCCGTtgccttctttcttctcttcgcCTTTCAATTCTCCCGTAAGGTCTTCTTCTTCGGCGCCGATCtaaatatttcttcttcttcttctaaccTTCTCCCTTCGCGTTCTGCTAATTCTGTTGTTCATTACGCTCTCCATGAAACTAATCTCGACTTCCCTCAACAACTCACTCACCGGACTCGCCACGTCTCTTCCATTCTCGATCCTATTCCGACGGTTTCGCTCCTTCTTCCCGATTGGGAAGTTCTTCTGATTTCTTCAATCGACACGCCGCTTTCTTCTCCGGATTCATTTCGGGACTTTCTCTGTTTGTTTCAGAACAATGCTACTTCATCGGCTAATTTTTCTGGGGTTTTGGATTTTACTGGTCGGGTCACGTTTAAGTGTCTTATGCCGGAGTCCGTTCGTCGTCTCCGGCCCTTTTTTCAACCGTTGCTAACCAAATCACCGGACAAGGAATTTTCGtcttctttgtcttcttcttctccggCGCCGGAATTGATGAGGTGGACTTTTTTCGCTTATGAAGCTTTTGAAACAGAGGAGGATGTCGTTCTGTTCGTCAAAGGCGTGAACAATCGTCAAGGAAGTAACCGGCAACCGACTGATTTAAACTGCGTGTTTGGCGATGGCGATGACGCCATTAGAACTGCCGTTACCAGCTCCGTGCAGGAGGTTTTCCGATGCCGTCATCCGAATTTAACGACCAGTGAAGATCAcgacaaattcaaaattactctAGAAATTCTCGACGCGAGAGGGAAAAACATCCTCGTGCCGTCCGTCGCTTATTACTCACCGCGCCGCAGCGGCGATGGTGGCGGCTTAGTGGAGACTGAGGCGCAATCAATGATTTGTGCTTGTACGATGGTATACAACGTCGGAAAGTTCTTGAGGGAGTGGGTGATGTACTACTCGAGAATCGGCGTTGAGAAGTTCATTCTATACGACAACGGCAGCGAAGATGAAATTTCCGCCGTCTTGAAGGAATTGAAACAAGAAGGTTACAACATCGAGATCGTTTTCTGGATTTGGCCTAAAACGCAAGAGGCTGGATTTTCTCACAGCGTTGAGTATTCGAAGAAGTCATGCAAATGGATGATGTTCGTCGACATCGACGAATTCGTCTTCTCCCCCTCGTGGTTAAACTCATTGAAACCGTCGAAGAACATGCTGAACTCTCTACTTCCGACGAAGAATAGCGGAATCGGAATGGTCACAGTCATGTGCAACGACTATGGACCGTCCGATCGTATCTCGCATCCGGCGGAAGGAGTAACACAGGGGTACAATTGCAGgagaaaagtagaagaaagGCACAAATCGATTGTTTTATTGGAAGCCGTGGATCGGTCGTTGTTGAATGTGATTCACCATTTTAAATTGAGAAAGGAGTTTCAGTCGAGACAGATGCGGGTGGAAGAGGCGGTAGTGAATCATTACAAATACCAAGCGTGGCCGGAGTTTCGAATGAAGTTCCGACGGCGCGTGTCTGCGTACGTGGTGGATTGGAAAAATTCAGCGAATCCAACGTCAAAGGACAGGGCGCCGGGGCTTGGGAACACCGCGGTGGAGCCGCCGGAGTGGCCAAGGAAATTCTGTGAGGTTAGAGATGATCGGTTGAGATTGCTGACGCAGAGATGGTTCGGGTATGAGACGGCGGACGGGTATAGAATGGCATGGCAGTCATTATGA
- the LOC116401628 gene encoding pentatricopeptide repeat-containing protein At5g65560, whose product MNLFTSLPNSSFMHGVFTPVRCPTMIRNSTAIIKSGQLLVVLGFRLRLTFSITHRFFTSPASLPQSFSVEHDIPAQLFSILSRPNWQKHPSLKNLIPSIAPSHISALFALNLDPQTALAFFNWIGQKHGFKHNVQSHVSMLNILVPNGYLRIAENMRILMIKSTDSSENALFVLEMLRSMNRRVDAFKFKLTLRCYNMLLMLLSRFLMIDEMKSVYLEMLDDMVTPNIFTLNTMVNGYCKLGNVVEAELYVSKIVQAGLSLDTFTYTSLILGYCRNKNVDAANAIFLSMPNKGCLRNEVSYTNLIHGFCEARRVDEALKLFSQMHEDNCWPTVRTYTVIIFALCQLGRKTEALNMFKEMTEKHCQPNVHTYTVLICSLCEDSNFDDAKKILNGMLEKGLIPSVVTYNALIDGYCKKGLSASALEILSLMESNNCSPNARTYNELILGFCRGKNIHKAMSLLHKMLERKLQPNVVTYNILIHGQCKEGDLGSAYKLLSLMNESGLVPDEWTYSVFIDTLCKRGLVEEARSLFESLKEKGIKANEVIYSTLIDGYCKVGKVSDGRFLLDKMLSAGCVPNSITYNSLIDGYCKEKNFKEARLLVDIMIKRDIEPAADTYTILIDNLLKDDEFDQAHDMFDQMLSTGSHPDVFIYTAFIHAYCSHGRLKDAEVLICKMNAKGIMPDTMLYTLFIDAYGRFGSIDGAFGILKRMHEVGCEPSYYTYSCLIKHLSNAKPKEVSSSSELSDLSSGVASNDFSNCWRRVDYEFTLDLFGKMAEHGCAPNANTYGKFITGLCKVGCLEVAHRLFDHMKEKGQSPNEDIYNSLLGCSCQLGLYGEAIRWLDIMIENRHLPHLDSCKLLLCGLYDEGNDEKAKRVFCSFLQCEYNYDEMVWKVLIDGLLKKGLSDKCSDLFGIMETQGCQIHPKTYSMLIEGFDGIQEID is encoded by the coding sequence ATGAATCTTTTTACTTCATTGCCAAACTCTTCATTTATGCATGGAGTCTTCACCCCCGTTCGATGCCCCACGATGATTAGAAATTCCACTGCCATTATCAAATCAGGTCAGCTTCTCGTCGTCCTTGGGTTCAGGCTTAGacttacattttcaatcaCGCATAGATTTTTCACATCACCTGCATCTCTTCCTCAAAGCTTTTCTGTAGAACATGATATACCCGCTCAACTCTTCTCCATTCTCTCTCGCCCCAATTGGCAGAAACATCCTTCTCTCAAAAATCTTATCCCTTCTATTGCTCCCTCCCATATTTCTGCTCTTTTCGCCCTCAATCTCGATCCACAAACTGCTCTTGCGTTTTTCAATTGGATCGGGCAGAAGCATGGATTCAAACACAATGTTCAATCCCATGTTTCTATGTTAAATATCCTTGTTCCAAATGGGTACCTCCGCATTGCTGAAAATATGCGAATTTTAATGATTAAGTCTACGGATTCATCAGAGAATGCGCTGTTCGTGTTGGAAATGCTGCGGAGTATGAACCGCCGGGTGGACGCTTTCAAATTTAAGCTCACTCTTAGGTGCTATAACATGCTCTTGATGTTGTTGTCTAGGTTTCTCAtgattgatgaaatgaaaagtgtGTATTTAGAGATGTTGGATGACATGGTTAcaccaaatatttttacacTCAACACAATGGTCAATGGATATTGTAAATTGGGTAACGTAGTTGAAGCAGAGCTGTATGTCAGTAAGATAGTGCAAGCCGGTTTGAGTTTGGATACATTTACTTATACTTCTTTGATATTAGGATATTGTAGGAATAAGAATGTAGACGCTGCAAATGCCATTTTTCTATCAATGCCAAATAAAGGTTGCCTCAGAAACGAGGTTTCTTATACCAATCTGATTCATGGATTTTGTGAAGCCAGGAGGGTTGATGAAGCTCTTAAATTGTTCTCACAAATGCATGAGGATAATTGTTGGCCTACTGTGCGTACCTACACAGTTATCATATTTGCATTGTGTCAGTTGGGCAGGAAAACAGAAGCACTTAATATGTTCAAGGAGATGACTGAGAAGCATTGTCAGCCAAATGTACATACCTATACGGTTCTTATTTGTAGTTTATGCGAGGACAGCAATTTTGATGATGCCAAGAAAATTCTAAATGGGATGCTTGAGAAAGGATTGATTCCAAGTGTAGTCACGTACAATGCCTTAATTGATGGTTATTGCAAGAAAGGATTGAGTGCGAGTGCCTTGGAAATTTTGAGTCTCATGGAATCAAATAATTGTAGCCCAAATGCTCGCACTTATAACGAATTGATACTGGGGTTTTGCAGGGGAAAAAATATCCACAAGGCCATGTCACTACTTCATAAAATGCTTGAGCGGAAGCTTCAACCAAATGTTGTTACCTACAATATATTGATCCATGGACAGTGTAAAGAGGGGGATCTGGGCAGTGCTTATAAGCTCCTTAGTTTGATGAATGAAAGTGGTTTGGTTCCTGATGAGTGGACTTACAGCGTCTTCATAGATACACTCTGTAAAAGAGGGCTGGTTGAAGAAGCTCGTTCTCTCTTTGAGTCTCTTAAGGAGAAAGGCATAAAGGCAAATGAAGTAATATACAGTACTTTGATTGATGGCTATTGCAAGGTTGGAAAAGTCAGTGATGGTCGTTTCTTGCTTGATAAAATGCTTAGTGCTGGATGTGTTCCAAATTCAATTACTTATAATTCCTTGATTGATGGATATTGCAAagagaaaaattttaaagaagcTCGTTTACTTGTGGACATAATGATAAAGAGGGACATTGAGCCTGCTGCTGATACTTACACCATTCTTATagataatttattaaaagatgATGAGTTTGACCAAGCCCATGATATGTTTGATCAAATGCTTTCCACAGGTTCTCATCCtgatgtatttatatatactgCATTTATTCATGCATATTGTAGCCATGGTAGACTAAAAGACGCAGAGGTTTTAATTTGTAAGATGAATGCAAAAGGAATAATGCCAGACACTATGCTTTATACATTATTCATTGATGCATATGGACGGTTTGGATCAATTGATGGTGCTTTTGGCATTCTGAAGCGTATGCATGAAGTTGGTTGTGAGCCGTCTTACTACACATATTCttgtttaattaaacatcTCTCAAATGCAAAGCCTAAAGAAGTAAGTAGCAGTTCAGAGTTGAGTGACTTGTCATCAGGGGTTGCATCAAATGATTTTTCCAACTGTTGGAGGAGAGTAGATTATGAATTCACTTTGGATTTATTTGGCAAAATGGCCGAGCATGGGTGTGCTCCCAATGCTAATACTTATGGCAAGTTTATTACAGGTCTTTGCAAGGTTGGATGCTTGGAAGTAGCTCACAGATTGTTTGATCATATGAAAGAAAAGGGACAATCACCTAATGAAGacatttataactctcttctCGGTTGTTCTTGTCAATTGGGATTGTACGGGGAAGCAATTAGGTGGTTAGACATAATGATAGAGAATAGACATTTACCACATTTAGATTCTTGCAAGCTGCTGCTTTGTGGTCTGTATGATGAAGGAAATGATGAGAAAGCAAAAAGAGTGTTTTGTAGTTTTCTTCAGTGTGAATATAATTATGATGAAATGGTTTGGAAAGTACTCATCGATGGCTTACTTAAGAAGGGCCTTTCTGATAAATGCTCTGATCTATTTGGCATCATGGAGACACAAGGTTGCCAAATTCATCCTAAGACATACAGTATGTTGATTGAGGGATTTGATGGTATTCAGGAAATTGATTAA